CCCGCCCCTGGAAGCAGAGCCTGGCAAGCCTTCCGTAGCCGAGGACCCCTGGATCGTCGCCCGGGAGGCTTTTTCTCCCTGCTATATCGGCGGGTGGAGCGCGGCCGAGCATTGGGGGCTGACTGAACAGCTCTTCCGCGGCACGCTGGTCGTCACAGCAGCGCACGTTCGGTCGCGGTCGAGGAAGCTGCTCGAGCACGAGTTCCGTCTGTTCCGTGTTGCAGCCGACCGGATCGCTGGCGGGGTCACACCGGTCTGGCGAGGCGCCGAGCGGGTGCTGGTCTCGAGTCGAGAACGCACGATCGTGGATTGCCTTCGAAACCCGGAACTGTGTGGAGGCATCCGCCACCTCGCCGACATGCTGGAAGAGTACGGCCGTGCCCCGGAGCGGGATTTCAAGAAGCTACTCGCGGAGGCCGAGGGCTTCGCGTCAGGCGCTGCCTGGAAGCGGCTCGGGCATCTTGCCGAGCTACTCTGGCCAGGTGAGCGGGCCATCACGGAAGAAGCGACGCGGCGGCTCACGGCAGGGTATTCCCGTCTGGACCCTGCTGTCCGGCGGCGTGGGAGGCTCGTCCGGCGCTGGCGCCTCTGGGTGAACGTCTCCGTTGGGACGGGGGGCGCATCCTGACATGATTCGCAAACAGGACATCCTTGACCGGGCAGGCGAATGGCAGCTCCGGCCCGAGGTGGTGGAGAAGGACTACATCCTGGGCTGGCTGCTTGCCGGCCTGGCATTGTCTCCCGCGCGCGACAATTGGGTTTTCAAGGGCGGCACATGTATCAAGAAGTGTTTCTTCGAGACCTATCGGTTCTCCGAAGACCTGGACTTCTCCCTCCTGCCGGATGCTGCGTACACCGAGGATGAGATCCGGGACTTGCTAATCGGCATCACGCGTGCAACCCATGAGCTGAGCGGCATCGAGTTTCCACCGGACTTGGTGGAGATCCGCGCGCGTCGCGACAAACAAGGTCAGGACACTTTTCAGGGCCGCATGGGCTACCGCGGCCCTTTGGCTTTTCCAGGGTACCCCCGTGTGCTCCTGGACATTACCAGGTATGAGCCGGTGCTCGATCCTCCCGACGCACGGCCCGTGTTCCACCCATACCCGGAGTCGCTGCCGCCGGAACTCAGCGTCGCTACCTACTCGTTCGACGAGCTGCTCGCGGAGAAGACCAGGGCGCTCTACGAAAGGGCCCGCCCACGGGATCTCTATGACGTCGTCTACCTGCTTGAGAACCACCCCGAGGCGTTCGATCTCGTGCATCTGCGCGAGCTGCTTCAGGCGAAGTGCGAAGCCAGAGGGTTAGCGTGCCCTTCCCAGGCCGAGGTGCTTGCCGTTATCCAAGACACGGAAGAGCTCAGGTCGGAATGGGGCAATATGCTGGCGCACCAGTTGCCAATGCTGCCCGACCTGGACGCCGTCCTCGCACGGCTTGCTGACCTTCTGCTCTGGATCGAGGCGCCGGTGGCGGCGCCAGCCGAAGTCGCGCTCCCCACGGTGCCGATGGCCGCCGGCGCGACTCTCCTGGCGCCCGCGGGCATCCACTATTGGGGGACTGGCGTCCCGCTCGAGACCGTCCGCTTCGCAGGGGCCAACCGCCTGCTAATCGAATTCGATTACAGCGGTACACGCCGCGTGGCCGAGCCGTACTCACTGAGGCGGGCGGAGAGCACCGGCAACCTGCTGCTGTACGCCTGGGAAGAGGGAGCCGCCCACATCAAGGCTTTCAACCTGGACAGGATCTCAGATGTGCGTGCAACGAGCAGGAGCTTTGAACCTCGCTACCGGATCGAGCTCTCGGCTGTGGGGCCTTGACGAGAAGTCCTGGTCAAAAGGAGGGGCCGAGGCGGAGGTAGGCGAGGGGCTGGTCTCGGGGCCCCTGGATGGGGAAGCCGATGCCGGAGCGGACGCGGAAGGTGGGACCGAAGAAGAGGTTAAGGTCGAGGGCGAGTTCCGCGCCGGTGCCGACCAGGGGTCGGAGCGCGGGGCGGGCGCAGTCGGTCTCGGTGCGCGTGGCGGCTGCGGGGCACCAGGCGTCGCCGGCATCCAGGAAGAGGCTGGCGGAGAGCCGGTCCAGGAAGAGGGGCCAGAGGCGGACCCCCCGGCCGACCAGAGCGATGGGGAGCCGGTATTCGAGGCTGGCGGTCCAGGCGCGGGTGCCGGCGCGGTCTCCCTCGAGGAAGCTGCGGACGGGCAGGAAGACGGATCCAGAGCC
This sequence is a window from Gemmatimonadota bacterium. Protein-coding genes within it:
- a CDS encoding type IV toxin-antitoxin system AbiEi family antitoxin domain-containing protein, which codes for MGNASGSDRALLAKLSRAAKGGLLSVVDAAAAIGISRTAAAMKLASLTRRGWLVRARRGLYLIPPLEAEPGKPSVAEDPWIVAREAFSPCYIGGWSAAEHWGLTEQLFRGTLVVTAAHVRSRSRKLLEHEFRLFRVAADRIAGGVTPVWRGAERVLVSSRERTIVDCLRNPELCGGIRHLADMLEEYGRAPERDFKKLLAEAEGFASGAAWKRLGHLAELLWPGERAITEEATRRLTAGYSRLDPAVRRRGRLVRRWRLWVNVSVGTGGAS
- a CDS encoding nucleotidyl transferase AbiEii/AbiGii toxin family protein, encoding MIRKQDILDRAGEWQLRPEVVEKDYILGWLLAGLALSPARDNWVFKGGTCIKKCFFETYRFSEDLDFSLLPDAAYTEDEIRDLLIGITRATHELSGIEFPPDLVEIRARRDKQGQDTFQGRMGYRGPLAFPGYPRVLLDITRYEPVLDPPDARPVFHPYPESLPPELSVATYSFDELLAEKTRALYERARPRDLYDVVYLLENHPEAFDLVHLRELLQAKCEARGLACPSQAEVLAVIQDTEELRSEWGNMLAHQLPMLPDLDAVLARLADLLLWIEAPVAAPAEVALPTVPMAAGATLLAPAGIHYWGTGVPLETVRFAGANRLLIEFDYSGTRRVAEPYSLRRAESTGNLLLYAWEEGAAHIKAFNLDRISDVRATSRSFEPRYRIELSAVGP